Within the Cryptococcus neoformans var. neoformans B-3501A chromosome 1, whole genome shotgun sequence genome, the region AATGCGCCGGAGCCTGGGGCATATCCATCAACTGCTGCCCGCACAGCCTCTTCAGATGGAAGACCATATTTTCGGAACTGGCCCCAGGTAGAGTCTCTACCAGAATCGAGCTTGCTCGCGGAAGAGGGAGTGAATTCAATTTCGGGTTTGTCAGCGACGTGAGGTGATGATGCAGAAAAGAATCTTGAGTTAATATTCTGAGGGGACAAAGACTCTTCGTTGATGTCCTTAGGTGCCCACGCAACTGGGCCTTTGGAGCGATCAATAAGCACCGCCGAAACACCAGTGATGAAGTCATCTGTCGCACGGTTGGTTCCGGAGTAAGCAGTGGCCATTGATATGTCGTTCAACAACGTTCGGTCAAGACGACGGATCTCTCGGGCCTTGCGATAGTTTTGAAGGGCAACAGCCATACCCGTCGGGGAGCGAGCTTCCATTTGAAGCTTCTGATGGGCAGCCCATTCCTTGACCTCAGAAGAAAGTTTATCGTCTGATTGTGATTTGTCTAGGGCAGCGTAAATCTCTTGAATACTCTTCTTATTAAAAGTTTTGTCAAGGAACTTGCGAATCTCGCCCTTGATGGGAGTATGCCCGTCAGGGGAAGATTTCGATGAGGCTTCGCTGGTAGCAGAAGCGGGCGCGGTATAGGCGGAAATCAAAGAGGAAATGTTCGCAGGAGTGGGGGAAGGGTGCTGAGTGATCTGGTAGACGATATCCGAGATGTTGTTTTCGGTCACATAGTGCGTAGCAATACCAAGTTCACTGAAGTACATCAGTATGTTGATCAATGTTAGGATGTAACTGCTACATACTAGGCTGCACGACCGTACACCTCCTGGCCGGTCACCGCTAGCCAAGCGCCGATGAACCCATCGAGTTGAGCGAAATAGTAGTTGGAACCGACGTCAGGGGAATAGCCAATCTTGGTCTCAGGCATGGCGAAGATGGTGCGGGGAGTAGCTATTCTGATGTGCGCAGGGAGAGAAAgaccgccgccgccacccACTACAC harbors:
- a CDS encoding hypothetical protein (Similar to gi|38103570|gb|EAA50253.1| hypothetical protein MG04012.4 [Magnaporthe grisea 70-15], FASTA scores: opt: 663, E(): 1.3e-34, (32.727% identity (58.182% similar) in 495 aa overlap (28-514:17-470)); HMMPfam hit to ECH, Enoyl-CoA hydratase/isomerase family, score: 45.5, E(): 6.5e-12), translating into MSSTARIQLLQRMSRPTATSRLAVLNRHLSSSAQMAAPREELVLFESQQDTRIYKLNRSAKLNSLNLEMIDSLSSKIKAWRELDSCKVIIGTGDSRAFCAGGDVKRLVLDLKEGKQTAVPFFKSEFQLNWLLARLGKPYVAVIDGVTMGGGGGLSLPAHIRIATPRTIFAMPETKIGYSPDVGSNYYFAQLDGFIGAWLAVTGQEVYGRAAYELGIATHYVTENNISDIVYQITQHPSPTPANISSLISAYTAPASATSEASSKSSPDGHTPIKGEIRKFLDKTFNKKSIQEIYAALDKSQSDDKLSSEVKEWAAHQKLQMEARSPTGMAVALQNYRKAREIRRLDRTLLNDISMATAYSGTNRATDDFITGVSAVLIDRSKGPVAWAPKDINEESLSPQNINSRFFSASSPHVADKPEIEFTPSSASKLDSGRDSTWGQFRKYGLPSEEAVRAAVDGYAPGSGAFALLEEELIEQFVDAQGDVGGTRRDEVIKRVKEVVNACCKKGKDGYLEWTA